ttgcaatttttttctgTTCGAGTTTTTGTTAGGCGTTATGTGTGGATTTCTGGCTAAGATGAAACAGGATTCTAGGattaaaataaaacctaaaaaggTACAAAAAAAGGGGCATTCCGAGAATCGAACTCGGGACCTCTCGCACCCAAAGCGAGAATCATACCACTAGACCAAATACCCTCACAATCAACATTTACACGTGGAAATGGTAATTATCTTAAATCTGTGAATGGTTTTTTATGCTATTGCATTGATCCAGTGTCTCCTATTGCCATATACTTGTTTCTTGTGGATACGGTGTCTGACCTCTTATGTTGTGTTTCCCATGAAGTTATATGACTGATACAGTAAAATGTGGAATTCTTCTTAAAATACTAGTAGCTTAGCATTAAGTATCGATACATTGGTTCTGAAAATCTGTATAAATTAGCAATTGGAATGCTTCTATCTGTGCTACAATTAGGGTTCTCTAGGTTACGCATTCAATCGTGTTTTGCTAATATTTCTTAAAGGTAGCTCCGATCTGTTTTCGCTAAGAAACCAAAACTTGTTCAGAAAACTAAACTTAACATCTTGTGTTGAAGTGCAGGTGTGGTAAAATCTAAATGTTTGAGGTAGGGCATTTCCTGAAAGAGCCTCAAGTAGTCGGAAGCAAGAATTATACGGTGCACCAAGCCTTATCAATGACATCCAAGTACTGAACTCTTCATCTTTCGCAACCAAATCAAGAAGAGTAATGTTCCATCGAAAAAGAATAGCCACAGGTAACACAAAAAGGGGCATTCCGAGAATCGAACTCGGGACCTCTCGCACCCAAAGCGAGAATCATACCACTAGACCAAATGCCCTCTACTGATGATTCACTTTCTTTCATGTGAAATTTGTAAGTTAAGTATTTTATGAAATTTGTGTACGGATATTTAAAGAAATTATCTGTTTTAAGAATTTGTGTAGAGGCTATGATGTTAGTTGATTGAGAGTAACTCCACCATGGAGCCCTCCCCTgacaatccactattgaatccacccttttgaacagtaactgcctttaatgaatagtaattgccattaatgaacagtaattgtcatttgcatctccacccttggagccctcctccctggcaataggcaataaaatattagttttttttgtttgttgaaataatacaaaataaaattatttgtaatttcggataagattttttcaatcgttctcgttgcgccacgtgtcattttataaaaaaaaaacaattatttagcgatggatttcgataagatttttatccaatgtcatcgtgtcacgtgtcgttatcttttgagaatctttgacgatagatttcgatcagattttaactcgttcaaaattgcgtCACGtgtcagtagtcattttgtggaaaaaaattggattgaaactttgagagaaagataggaatttgattgaaggtggttgagaaaatatgaaattgtggtgtaaggtagatggagaagaagtggtatttagagaaaagtaaaaacaattttttacaaattttttttcagattttttacaattttttcagattttttttcattttaaaaaaaaattcaaataattaatctctgccattggatttaaaaaaatttgaattccaacactccagattgtgccacatgtcacaacggtaacttttcttaatttttaaactattttttctttatttataaagcatattaatatcgactgttgatctcagatcgaatggttgatattaaataagatttgttttattttttttaccgttgagatccaacggtccaaatgaAGGAGCCGTTGATATCGAACGGAccatgggaagccacgtggcttcccaacggtaatTGAGAGCACTGCAAAAGGCGCctgatttttctgaaaagtTGTCGagcgacgcgcccccacgcgagagtggggtgcacgcgcctgacagaaaaaaataaaaaatgggtgaAGAGCTCGGGCTCACGGGCTGTCACAAATTGACAGGCCTTCTGCTCGGGCCTTCTCCACGAGCTCGGGCTCTTCATGGCTGGAGCTGATTGACAGGCCCTTGGGCCCTTTCTTCTCCCCTGTCCCCCACCCTACATGCaaggctggagttgctcttagaaATTGACTCCCCCAATTATGTCACAACTAACATCATGATGAAATTCTAGCAATCGAGTACATTTAGGCCCATCACCCTActgtttgtcttttttttttttgggtgaacaCTGTTTTTGTCTTTGACATTAGCATTTTAACACCTCTTTGACGGATTTGATAGAATTCAGACACTCAATCAAGTTCATAGTGTTAAGATGTGGAATTTGAATTTTACGGAGAGAAGTGAGATTGAAATGAAGTTGATAAAGAATAGATAAATAATGGTTACCTTCTCCTTTATTTTTAAGATTCAATAATATTATTTGATGATGTGAAACGTTTATTTTCTGTCATTTTTAAAAAATCATCTCTACCGAAAATCAACCAAATCAAAATTCGTTTAACCGTTCGATTATGTTGTCATGATTACATTGTTTAATTGAGGAACATGGTTCATCTATTATTGGATAAAAAGTCAAATGACtagatgaatttgaatcatCAAATGATATAGCAAGTGACCCTACCATAGTAGTGGATACCATAGTAGTGGATAGAAGTGTTGTCCTTGCACTATGGCATGGTTCAAACGCCGTCAACTCTCTAATCtaatatctaatctaacaaatctatcatttgataaaataaaataaaagatcatGAAATAATATTGAAGAATCGTAAACATAATTAACACAAGAAGCTGAAAAGAGaatttacaaaaagaaatgtAGCCTGGCAATATTTTCTCCGCAAAACTACTAAAAATGGTAAAATTAATCTCGAAATTATAcgaaaaatagtaaaaaaagcAGACAtagtaaaacatatataaaggAAAATGCTAGAAAGGATATTGGATGGAATGGAATTGCTTTAAGTTCGGACAGCATGATTGCCAAATGGCCACAGCCATCCGTTTATCTACAAATTTTGCTTAGGAGTCGCCCGCAACTCCCTCCCACCCACAACTTTTCATCTCCCTCCCCCTCTCCAGTTTCCAATAAATAACTAGGGGAGTGAAACATAGAAGGattaaggaaaacaaaaaactgGTTAAGGACAACGAAAGCTAGGGTGCTGcaggctctctctccctctctcactTTTCTCTCACTTGGTCTTCATTTCAAAGGGTTGGTGGTGGTGAGTTGAGGTTGTGGGTTGGAAGCCGGAGGCCATGGCAAGCTTTGCAAGCACCACGCAAAAGTGTACAGCCTGCGAAAAGACTGTGTATCTGGTTGATCGGTTGGCCGCCGATTCCAGAATTTACCACAAGGCCTGCTTCCGATGCCACCACTGCAAGAGTACCCTCAAGGTACAAAATTAACTTTTACATGAACTGTTGCTCGTTGTGTTAATTCCATGCATGCACGTATTGTATGCCATCTCTCGCTCCTTTTCacgttttcctttcttttctaatCAACATTCTGTGGAGTTCAAACCTAAGACTTCATACAATGTTGATACGAAAAATACAATTAGATCAAGAGCTCTAATCAACGATTATTCTTCACTTTTACTTTTATTGCCAACATGTGCTTCGATTAAAATACCTGGAATTACATGGTTTTGCTCAAATTCGAAGCGAAAATCCTGTTGAATTATAAGGAAAATTCAGTaatattctctttttttttttctttgtttcattTGCAGCTCATCAACTATTGTTCATTTGAGGGGGTTCTCTACTGCAGGCCTCACTATGATCAACTCTTCAAGCGAACTGGCAGCCTGGACAAGAGTTTTGAAGGTAAAATCTCAAAAACAATTACCTCTGTTAAACTCTTTTATCTTATACCTCTTTTTGCTGGGAATTTTTACTCTTAAGGaacctaaaaaaaaacaaaactttgttaattttgtttCAGGAACACCAAAAGTCGTAAAGCCAGCAAGACCTTCAAcggaaaatgaggtaaaaactcTCTTTTGCCAAGTGAGATAAAATTGAAGGTTCAGAATACAACTCCTCACTGTATACTCCAGTTATGGGACAGACACCCCTTCTTTGTATATTAAAAAACGTATTTTTGATATGTCATTGATAAGGGTCGATACCATTATTATTGCCAACAAAACATGCCGACATGTTATGGATGCATTACAGACTGTATCAATTCATGCCCTAAAAAAGTAAAGAACTAACGTCATACACAAAGAATTTATGTCAAGGACTAAAGCGTGTTGCTAATAAGAATTAAATCTGACTCTTGCAGAATGCCAAGTCAGTCTCAAACTTGTTTGCCGGTACCAGAGATAAATGTGTGGGCTGTGAGAAAACTGTTTATCCAATTGAGAAGGTACAAACCTACGTAATTTTTTGCTACCATTATATGAAAGCTCAAATTTTCTTCCATTGATTGCATTCAAACCCTTTTGAACAAAAtcttaaattattaaattaatgttaCTCCAAAGGTTTCCGTCAACGGGACTCCATACCACAAGAGTTGCTTCAAATGCAGCCATGGAGGTTGCACCATAAGCCCATCCAATTACATTGCACATGAAGGAAAGCTCTACTGCAAACACCACCACATCCAACTCTTCAAGGAGAAAGGAAATTACAGCCAGCTCGAGAACGAACACGAAAAGCTTACAATGACTGAGCAAGCCACTCATATGGAGATTGCTGCTGAATCATGATCAccatctctttctccttgtgtgACTTCCACCATTTATGTCGTTGGTATGTCTTGTTTTGTTTCTTGATCATTATTCATGGGCACTCGGATGTATCGCGAGATTGAATGTA
This genomic interval from Malus domestica chromosome 05, GDT2T_hap1 contains the following:
- the LOC103428069 gene encoding LIM domain-containing protein WLIM1-like, which codes for MASFASTTQKCTACEKTVYLVDRLAADSRIYHKACFRCHHCKSTLKLINYCSFEGVLYCRPHYDQLFKRTGSLDKSFEGTPKVVKPARPSTENENAKSVSNLFAGTRDKCVGCEKTVYPIEKVSVNGTPYHKSCFKCSHGGCTISPSNYIAHEGKLYCKHHHIQLFKEKGNYSQLENEHEKLTMTEQATHMEIAAES